From one Gammaproteobacteria bacterium genomic stretch:
- a CDS encoding NUDIX hydrolase translates to MKTTLNSKESLLQLLHDYQPESQEQEHYRELIIRFIQDHPDYLSRNNFYGHITPSAWVIDPAGEKALLTLHRKIGLWLQLGGHTDDNPDLLAVALREVQEESGLTNLKLVIPGIFDVDVHRIPAIGQEPSHYHFDIRFFLQLQEHQPLVISDESLDLAWHTADEIHRLDTDASVYRLCKKWQEHSNIQDIPG, encoded by the coding sequence ATGAAAACGACTCTGAATAGTAAAGAAAGTTTGCTGCAGTTGTTGCATGATTATCAACCTGAGAGTCAGGAACAAGAGCATTATCGCGAATTGATTATTCGTTTTATTCAAGACCATCCTGATTATTTATCGCGAAATAATTTTTATGGACATATAACGCCGTCTGCATGGGTCATCGATCCTGCCGGTGAAAAAGCCTTGCTGACGCTGCATAGAAAAATTGGTTTGTGGTTGCAGTTGGGTGGGCATACTGATGACAATCCAGATTTACTGGCTGTGGCCTTACGAGAAGTCCAAGAAGAATCGGGTCTCACGAATCTAAAGCTAGTCATCCCGGGTATTTTTGATGTGGATGTGCATCGCATTCCTGCAATAGGGCAAGAGCCTTCGCATTATCATTTTGACATTCGATTTTTTTTACAATTGCAAGAACACCAGCCATTGGTGATCAGTGATGAATCCCTCGATTTAGCCTGGCATACCGCTGACGAAATCCACCGTTTGGATACCGATGCATCAGTTTATCGCCTGTGCAAGAAATGGCAAGAACATAGCAATATCCAGGATATTCCAGGCTAG
- a CDS encoding hotdog fold thioesterase, whose translation MAIWKYDFTLEQLNDLNKGTIADFLDIRFTEIGDNFLKATMPANDRTFQPARIVHGGANVVLAESVASLGANLLIDREKFRAVGQEINANHLRPVKEGIITAIGRPLYIGATSQVWHVELMNDDGKLTCVSRMTAAIIKWPASTAHNTVLSV comes from the coding sequence ATGGCTATTTGGAAATATGATTTTACTCTAGAACAACTTAATGATTTAAACAAAGGCACAATAGCCGACTTTCTTGACATACGCTTTACTGAAATCGGTGATAATTTTTTAAAGGCCACAATGCCAGCTAATGATAGAACCTTTCAACCTGCTCGTATTGTGCATGGTGGCGCCAATGTCGTTTTAGCAGAATCTGTCGCAAGTTTAGGCGCCAATTTACTCATCGATCGAGAAAAATTTAGAGCAGTAGGTCAAGAAATTAATGCGAATCATCTTCGACCTGTAAAAGAAGGAATTATTACCGCAATAGGAAGGCCGTTGTATATTGGCGCTACATCTCAAGTGTGGCATGTTGAATTAATGAATGACGACGGAAAACTCACCTGCGTTTCTCGCATGACAGCTGCGATTATTAAATGGCCAGCCTCTACTGCACATAACACAGTACTATCTGTATAA
- a CDS encoding tRNA-dihydrouridine synthase family protein, producing the protein MRVQTWRFSQPAYCSTEMVSATHLVQAKKTPKRYLERDPSESALCFQLAASDPDTLAKATQKVSLLSPEIIELNCGCPVNKIRRKGAGSKLLQETDQLKRLIEALRTNTNAAVSVKIRVAGNENDQDDFHIAEIIEQQGADALVVHGRHWTENYDQTCHITQIQRLVSAVKIPVIGNGDVKDFLSLKKMFEATGCAGVMIARASMGQPWVFSQLESEFSQKPFQKPSATIIGETLIDHIERLASLDSDFRALLQSRKIGKYYARHAINAHHEFTLQTTRCKTLPEFISLVRQHFQ; encoded by the coding sequence ATGCGTGTGCAAACGTGGCGATTCAGCCAACCCGCTTATTGCAGCACTGAAATGGTCTCTGCAACACACCTTGTTCAGGCCAAAAAAACACCGAAACGTTATCTTGAACGTGACCCCAGCGAATCAGCGTTGTGTTTTCAATTAGCGGCGAGCGATCCTGATACGTTGGCCAAAGCCACACAAAAGGTCAGCTTACTTTCACCTGAAATCATCGAGCTGAATTGTGGTTGTCCTGTCAACAAAATTCGTCGCAAAGGAGCGGGTTCTAAATTACTCCAAGAAACAGATCAATTAAAACGATTAATAGAGGCTTTACGCACAAATACCAATGCCGCTGTATCAGTAAAAATACGCGTAGCGGGAAATGAAAATGATCAAGATGATTTTCACATCGCTGAAATAATCGAACAACAAGGCGCTGATGCGCTCGTTGTACACGGACGTCATTGGACTGAAAATTATGATCAAACTTGTCACATTACACAAATTCAACGACTAGTGTCCGCGGTAAAAATTCCTGTGATTGGAAATGGTGATGTGAAAGATTTTTTGTCTCTGAAAAAAATGTTCGAAGCAACAGGTTGTGCAGGTGTTATGATAGCGCGTGCCAGCATGGGACAACCTTGGGTATTCTCTCAATTAGAATCAGAATTCTCTCAAAAACCCTTTCAAAAACCTTCGGCAACAATTATCGGAGAAACGTTAATTGATCATATCGAACGATTAGCTTCACTCGATTCTGATTTTCGGGCACTGTTACAATCACGAAAAATCGGAAAATATTATGCACGTCACGCCATCAACGCACATCATGAATTCACACTACAAACTACTCGCTGTAAAACTTTACCTGAATTTATTTCGTTGGTTCGCCAACATTTTCAATAA
- the folA gene encoding type 3 dihydrofolate reductase, with protein MKISLIAAMAHHRVIGKNNQLPWHLPADLKHFKALTTGKVVVMGRKTFEAIGKPLPNRKNIVLTHDRHWNREGVIVVHSWEQAVALSGSEEELIVIGGAQLYEQTLSKASTFYLTLIDSDIEGDAVFPEWNANEWQEVERNEHPADEKNSYNMIFITLKRMS; from the coding sequence ATGAAAATCTCGTTAATTGCAGCAATGGCGCACCATCGAGTGATTGGTAAGAACAATCAACTGCCCTGGCATTTGCCCGCGGATTTGAAGCATTTTAAAGCGCTCACGACGGGCAAGGTGGTTGTCATGGGTCGCAAAACCTTCGAAGCGATAGGCAAGCCTCTCCCGAACCGGAAAAATATCGTGTTGACTCATGATAGGCATTGGAATAGGGAAGGTGTTATTGTTGTGCATAGCTGGGAACAAGCGGTTGCACTGAGTGGTTCAGAGGAAGAACTCATAGTGATTGGAGGCGCTCAGCTGTACGAACAAACGTTATCAAAGGCCTCTACATTCTATTTGACACTGATCGACTCCGACATTGAAGGCGATGCAGTCTTTCCCGAGTGGAATGCCAATGAATGGCAAGAAGTGGAGCGTAATGAGCACCCCGCGGATGAAAAAAACAGCTATAATATGATATTTATTACCTTGAAGCGCATGAGTTAA
- a CDS encoding pyridoxal-phosphate dependent enzyme → MLIDNILQAVGKTPLVRLNRIAQELDCELYGKCEFLNPGGSVKDRIGYYMIEAAEKAGKIRPGDTLIEPSSGNTGIGIALAAVVKGYKVIITMPEKMSHEKQVVLQALGAEIVRTPTEAAWDSPESHISVAKKLNAEIPRSFILDQYSNEANLGAHYHYTAQEILDDAGDNLAMAVIGVGTGGTISGVAKKLKEKNPEIKIIGVDPYGSILGGGTEVYPYKVEGIGYDFIPDVLNNSLVDHYVKVNDKDSFLMARRIIREEGLLVGGSSGSAVWAALQAAKELKKGHKCVIVLPDSIRNYLTKFPDDEWMKAQGFL, encoded by the coding sequence ATGTTAATTGACAATATTTTACAAGCTGTTGGGAAAACGCCACTCGTTCGTTTAAATCGCATCGCTCAGGAATTAGATTGTGAATTATATGGGAAATGCGAATTTTTAAATCCAGGTGGTTCGGTCAAAGATCGAATTGGTTATTATATGATAGAGGCTGCGGAAAAAGCAGGTAAAATTCGCCCGGGTGACACGCTCATTGAACCCAGCTCGGGAAATACGGGAATAGGAATTGCATTAGCGGCTGTTGTTAAAGGATATAAAGTCATCATTACCATGCCTGAAAAAATGAGCCACGAAAAACAAGTGGTTTTGCAGGCACTGGGAGCGGAAATTGTGCGCACGCCCACCGAAGCTGCTTGGGATTCTCCAGAAAGTCACATTTCAGTTGCAAAAAAATTAAATGCAGAAATTCCCCGTTCTTTTATTCTTGATCAATACAGTAATGAAGCCAACTTAGGTGCGCATTATCATTATACTGCTCAAGAAATTCTGGATGATGCGGGCGATAATTTGGCAATGGCGGTGATCGGAGTGGGAACCGGTGGAACCATCTCGGGCGTGGCAAAAAAATTAAAAGAAAAAAATCCAGAAATAAAAATTATTGGTGTGGATCCTTACGGATCTATTCTTGGTGGTGGAACTGAAGTGTATCCTTACAAAGTGGAGGGTATCGGTTACGACTTTATTCCTGACGTACTCAATAATTCATTAGTCGATCACTATGTTAAAGTGAACGATAAAGATTCATTTCTCATGGCACGACGAATAATTCGAGAAGAAGGCTTACTGGTTGGGGGATCGAGTGGATCAGCGGTATGGGCAGCATTGCAAGCCGCAAAAGAGTTAAAAAAAGGCCACAAATGTGTTATTGTATTACCTGATTCTATACGAAATTATTTAACAAAATTTCCGGATGATGAATGGATGAAGGCTCAAGGATTTCTTTAG
- a CDS encoding cystathionine gamma-synthase produces MTKKMDLDTRVIHGGQAPDHETGAVMMPIVTSSTYVQESPGKHKGFEYSRSQNPTRFAYERAVANCESGAAGFAFASGMAAISTVLELLNSGDHVVACNDLYGGTYRLFANVRNRSSGLEFSFVDMCDLDAVRAAINSKTKLIWIETPTNPLLKLTDLAAIAKLAKQHNCITVVDNTFATPILQRPLEHGCDIVLHSASKYINGHSDVIGGIVVIGDNAELIDKMRYLQNAIGAIASPFDSYLALRGLKTLSLRMKRHCENAIEIARWLEKHPAVERVIYPGLASHPQHALATQQMSGYGGMISITLKTNLDGTKKMLERCKIFALAESLGGVESLIEHPAIMTHASIPAAQRQELGIFDNFIRLSVGIEAVEDLKDDLNTALTGI; encoded by the coding sequence ATGACAAAAAAAATGGATCTTGATACACGCGTAATTCATGGAGGTCAAGCACCTGATCATGAAACGGGCGCTGTGATGATGCCAATCGTCACTTCATCAACCTACGTGCAAGAAAGTCCTGGAAAACATAAAGGATTTGAATATTCACGAAGTCAAAATCCAACGCGTTTTGCTTACGAACGCGCTGTAGCAAATTGCGAATCGGGTGCTGCAGGTTTTGCGTTCGCATCAGGAATGGCTGCCATTTCAACAGTGCTCGAACTATTAAACAGTGGCGATCATGTTGTTGCGTGTAATGATCTTTATGGCGGAACTTATCGATTATTTGCCAATGTTAGAAATCGCTCGAGTGGACTGGAATTTAGCTTTGTCGATATGTGCGATCTTGATGCAGTGCGAGCTGCGATTAATTCAAAAACAAAATTAATTTGGATTGAAACACCGACGAATCCCTTATTAAAGTTAACCGATTTGGCTGCTATTGCAAAATTAGCTAAGCAACATAATTGTATAACAGTAGTAGATAATACTTTCGCTACACCTATCTTGCAGCGTCCTTTAGAACACGGTTGTGATATTGTTCTACATTCGGCAAGCAAATACATTAACGGACATTCCGATGTGATAGGTGGAATCGTAGTGATTGGAGATAACGCAGAATTAATCGATAAAATGCGATATTTACAAAATGCGATAGGAGCCATAGCCTCTCCGTTTGATAGCTACTTGGCGTTGCGTGGATTAAAAACCTTGTCACTACGTATGAAACGTCATTGCGAGAATGCAATAGAAATAGCGCGTTGGTTAGAAAAACACCCGGCGGTTGAGCGGGTCATCTATCCAGGGCTTGCTAGTCATCCACAACATGCACTTGCCACTCAACAAATGTCAGGTTATGGTGGTATGATATCCATCACGTTAAAAACAAATCTTGATGGGACAAAAAAGATGTTAGAGCGTTGCAAAATATTTGCATTAGCAGAAAGTCTAGGGGGTGTTGAAAGTTTGATTGAACATCCCGCGATTATGACGCATGCTTCTATTCCCGCTGCTCA